GTGGGCCATATGCAGGGCCTGATCCTGCGCGCAGCCGTGGCTGAAGGCGTCAACCTGCGCAAAGTCGGCACCACAAAAATCGGCATCTCGCTGGATGAGCGCACGCGCCCTGCCACGCTGGAAGCCGTTTGGCGTGCCTTTGGCGGCAATTTCGCGGTGGGTGATTTCACCCCGGATTATCGCCTGCCCACCAGCCTGCTGCGCACCAGCCAGTATCTGACGCACCCGATCTTCCACATGAACCGCGCGGAAAGCGAAATGACACGCTACATCCGCCGCCTGTCAGACCGCGATCTGGCGCTGGACCGGGCGATGATTCCGCTTGGCTCCTGCACCATGAAGCTGAACGCCACAGCCGAAATGCTGCCGATCACCTGGCCGGAGTTTTCCGACATCCACCCCTTTGCCCCAACAGATCAGGCCTTGGGTTATAAGGAAATGATCGACGATCTCTCGGAAAAGCTCTGCGCCGTCACGGGCTATGATGCAATTTCGATGCAGCCAAACTCCGGCGCACAAGGCGAATATGCGGGTCTTCTGACCATCCGCAACTATCACCTTGCCAAGGGCGATACGCGCCGCACCGTCTGCCTCATTCCAACATCGGCCCATGGCACCAACCCGGCATCTGCTCAAATGGCAGGCATGCTGGTGGTTCCGGTGAAAGCGCTGGACAATGGCGATGTGGACTTGGCCGATTTCCGCGCTAAGGCACAACAGCACTCCGCAAACCTGTCTTGCTGCATGATCACATACCCCTCCACCCACGGCGTGTTTGAAGAAACCGTGCGGGAAATCTGCGAGATCACCCACGCCCACGGCGGGCAGGTCTATCTCGATGGTGCCAATATGAACGCCATGGTCGGCATTGCTCGCCCCGGCGATATTGGCTCGGACGTTTCCCACCTCAACCTGCACAAAACCTTCTGCATTCCGCACGGCGGCGGTGGTCCGGGCATGGGTCCTATTGGCGTCAAAGCCCATCTCACCCCTTACCTGCCCGGCCATGTGGAAACCGATGGCCGCCCCGGTGCTGTTTCAGCCGCCCCTTATGGCTCGCCGTCCATCCTTCCCATCAGTTGGTCCTACTGCCTGATGATGGGTGGCGAAGGCCTCACACAAGCCACCAAGGTTGCCATTCTCAACGCCAATTACATCGCTGCTCGCCTGACCGGGGCCTATGATGTTCTCTACACCTCGGCTTCTGGCCGGGTGGCGCACGAGTGCATCATCGACACCCGCCCGCTGGCCGACAGCGCTGGCGTAACAGTCGATGACGTTGCCAAACGCCTGATAGACTGCGGCTTCCACGCCCCCACCATGAGTTGGCCGGTGGCTGGCACGCTGATGATCGAGCCAACAGAATCGGAAACCAAAGCCGAACTGGACCGCTTCTGCACAGCCATGCTGGCGATCCGCGAAGAAGCCCGCGCCATTGAAGATGGCCGGATGGACAAGACCAACAACCCGCTGAAAAACGCACCGCATACGGTGGAAGATCTGGTCGGCGAGTGGGATCGTCCCTACAGCCGCGATCAGGCCTGCTACCCGCCGGGCGCGTTCCGCGTGGACAAATACTGGTCTTCCGTCAACCGCGTGGACAATGTCTACGGCGACCGCAATCTGGTGTGCACCTGCCCGCCGATGAGCGAGTATGCGGAGGCTGCCGAGTAAGAAACTGCACAGCTTAACGACCCTGCCGCCCCGCTTGCTCGGGCGGCAGGAACCATGCTGTATGCAGCCAATTTTACCGCCAAAAGATGCGACTTTTGGTTGTTCTCGAACTGATTTTCACTGAATTCGAAATTATCCCTTCGGTTCGAGATTTAAAAATAAGCTGTTATACCTACCAATTATGTTATAGTAAGCACTTCGTATCATCGACTATCCGCCTACCGGCGTCTTATGTGTAAGCGACAGAATAGGAAGATCCATTGACCCGTTTTCTCACCAGCCTTGCCCTTGCCTCTGCCCTGATCCTCTCTGCTAACCAGGGCTTTGCCCAGGCACCGAACAGCGATCGTTGCGTTAAGGGCGGCATGAGCGATTGCCAATCGAAGCCTGGCAAACCAGTACAGAAGAAAGCTGCCAACCACGAGCGCACGCATCAAAACAAGCTGCCTCCTCAAAAAGCGGCAAAACAGCATCGCGGCAAGTCCGTCGATCCGATGACGACCTGCGGTGTGGGTTCTAAGGCTCCCTGCAAGCCGCAGCGGCCATAAATTCAAGGCCTTCACCGAAAGTGGAGGTTTGAACCGCGACAGCGCCATGCGTTAAAACGCACAAAGGACGCTGTAACACGTTAAATCTACTGCATAATTTTCTCCTCCCATTTAAGGAATGATGCAGTAGAAGCGGCTTTTCTATAAGTTAGCAGGCTCTACTAAAAAGGTCGACAAATTCGGAGCTTTGTCGGCCTTTTCCTATGAAGGAATACCAAGCGCGATCTTCAACGCCTCCAGAGTTTGTCAGGGAAAAGTGGAACCCGGTTTTTCCGAAAAGACAAACGAAAACAAAAGAATCTGGAGTTCGCCTGGTTCAGTGTGAGCCTGACAGACTCCAGGTATCAGCCCCTCTTCCACCAAAGCGGATCGGTATCGGCGACGACGATATCATGGGCGTCAGCCTGCCCCAGCCAATCGGCCACCGATCTGCCCTCTACCACAAGGTCACTGCCGATATCGCAGAGCGGCTGAAGGACGAAAGCTCGCTGCACCATGCGCGGATGCGGGATCGACAGGTGATCCTCCTCGATATTTTGGTCACCATAGAGCAGAATATCGATATCGAGCGTGCGCGGTCCCCAGCGCTCCCGACGCTCGCGTTTCATCACCCGCTCAAGCTCCAGACAAACCGAAAGCAGCGCGGAGGGCGGCAATGTGGTGCTGACCAGCGCGCAGCTATTGAAGAAATCCGCCTGATCCAGCTTTCCCCAGGGCGGTGTACGATAAAGGCGCGAGACCGCCAACACCGTGCAATCCGGGCGCTCATCCAGGGCTTTCAATGCTGCTGCCATGGCATGCGCGGGATCGCCGATATTGCCACCCAGCCCGAGCGCTGCGATCACTGGGGCGCGCTTATCGATGATGGTCAACGGAAACCTCGACATAATCGAGCATGCCAGTAATCGGCGCGCTCGGCTTGCGCACAGTGATTTTCGCCCGCAGGATCTGTTCGAACCGATCACAGAGCGATTTAGCGATATCCAGCGCCAAAGCCTCGATCAGATAGCGCCGTTTGCCGGTGACGATCTCTTCAATGAGGTTGAAGGCCACGCCATAATCCACCGTTCCGGCCAATTCATCGGTTTCCAGCGCCGAGGAAAACCGCAGCTCCAGTTCGGCATCGATGAAAAACCGCTGCCCCAGAAATTTCTCCTGCTCATGCAGGCCGTGACGGGCGAAAAACCCGCAATTCTTCAGGGTGATTGTATAGGTGTCAGCCATCGATCCGTCCTTCCCGCAGCCGCGCCTGCGCGGCGGGCCCGTCATCGGGGGCCATGGTTAGCATTGCATCCGCCACTGCCAGGGCATCGCGATTTGTCCTTACATCATGTACTCTGAATATGGCAGCCCCCTGTAGTCTTAGCAGAACCGAGCTTGCCGCCGTTGCCGCATCACGCCCCGCGGCGTCGCGCCCGGTCAACGTGCCGAGGAAGCGCTTGCGCGACGTCCCCACCAACAGCGGATAGCCCAGATCGAGCAATTCATTGCAACGCGCCATCAGACCGATATTGGCCCCCACGGTTTCCTTGGCAAAGCCGAAGCCGGGATCGAGCACAATCGTCTCTGCTGCTACATCTGCATTACGGGCGATAGCAAGCGAGCGTTCGAAAAACAGCCGCTGATCGGCAATCGGATCGGCCAGCACGTCGCGGCCCCGGCCGGTATGCATGATGCAGAGTCCTGCCCCGGCTGCGGCAGCCACATCGGCAATCTCCGGCTCGCGCTGCAAACCATACACATCGTTGATGATATGGGCACCGGCCGCCAGCGCCAGCCGCGCGGTCTCGGCCCGATAGGTATCTACCGAGATCAGCGCATCGGTTTCGCGTGCCAGAGATTCGATGACCGGCAGGATGCGGTCCTGCTCCTCAGCGGCGGAGACGGCATCTGCCCCCGGCCTCGTCGATTCGCCACCGATATCGAGGATATCGGCGCCATCCTCGAGACATTGCAGCGCAAAGCGCAGGGCCTCGTCACGGCTGGAATGGGCGCCGCCATCCGAAAACGAATCCGGGGTGACGTTGACGATCGCCATCAGGCGGGCCTGAGACCCGAGCGTCAAGCTGCGGCCATGGGCCAGACGCCATTGCTGAGTTGAGATCTTCACGCGGTTTCCTCATGCCTTGCAGAAAAGACCGTTGCCGAGACGGCGCAGGACGCCATATACAAGGCAACAAGACTGGCCGTAACACTTTATGCCAGCTGCATATTTCCTTAAATCCGGTCGGGTTCGG
The nucleotide sequence above comes from Agrobacterium vitis. Encoded proteins:
- the gcvP gene encoding aminomethyl-transferring glycine dehydrogenase — encoded protein: MTTPTEFQFTDYQPYDFANRRHIGPSPAEMDEMLKVVGYDSLDGLIAATVPASIRQSTPLVWGKAMSEREALDKLRETANKNKALTSLIGQGYYGTITPPVIQRNILENPAWYTAYTPYQPEISQGRLEALLNFQTMICDLTGLDVANASLLDEATAAAEAMAMAERVAKSKAKSFFVDANCHPQTIAVIQTRAEPLGWGVVVGNPFTDLNPGEVFGALFQYPGTHGHVSDFTSLINALHNAQAIAAVAADPLALLLLKSPGEMGADIAIGSSQRFGVPVGYGGPHAAYMAVKDAIKRSMPGRLVGVSVDSRGNRAYRLSLQTREQHIRREKATSNICTAQVLLAVMASMYAVFHGPQGLKAIAQQVHQKTVLLAKGLEKLGFTIEPETFFDTITLEVGHMQGLILRAAVAEGVNLRKVGTTKIGISLDERTRPATLEAVWRAFGGNFAVGDFTPDYRLPTSLLRTSQYLTHPIFHMNRAESEMTRYIRRLSDRDLALDRAMIPLGSCTMKLNATAEMLPITWPEFSDIHPFAPTDQALGYKEMIDDLSEKLCAVTGYDAISMQPNSGAQGEYAGLLTIRNYHLAKGDTRRTVCLIPTSAHGTNPASAQMAGMLVVPVKALDNGDVDLADFRAKAQQHSANLSCCMITYPSTHGVFEETVREICEITHAHGGQVYLDGANMNAMVGIARPGDIGSDVSHLNLHKTFCIPHGGGGPGMGPIGVKAHLTPYLPGHVETDGRPGAVSAAPYGSPSILPISWSYCLMMGGEGLTQATKVAILNANYIAARLTGAYDVLYTSASGRVAHECIIDTRPLADSAGVTVDDVAKRLIDCGFHAPTMSWPVAGTLMIEPTESETKAELDRFCTAMLAIREEARAIEDGRMDKTNNPLKNAPHTVEDLVGEWDRPYSRDQACYPPGAFRVDKYWSSVNRVDNVYGDRNLVCTCPPMSEYAEAAE
- the folK gene encoding 2-amino-4-hydroxy-6-hydroxymethyldihydropteridine diphosphokinase — its product is MDKRAPVIAALGLGGNIGDPAHAMAAALKALDERPDCTVLAVSRLYRTPPWGKLDQADFFNSCALVSTTLPPSALLSVCLELERVMKRERRERWGPRTLDIDILLYGDQNIEEDHLSIPHPRMVQRAFVLQPLCDIGSDLVVEGRSVADWLGQADAHDIVVADTDPLWWKRG
- the folB gene encoding dihydroneopterin aldolase codes for the protein MADTYTITLKNCGFFARHGLHEQEKFLGQRFFIDAELELRFSSALETDELAGTVDYGVAFNLIEEIVTGKRRYLIEALALDIAKSLCDRFEQILRAKITVRKPSAPITGMLDYVEVSVDHHR
- the folP gene encoding dihydropteroate synthase produces the protein MKISTQQWRLAHGRSLTLGSQARLMAIVNVTPDSFSDGGAHSSRDEALRFALQCLEDGADILDIGGESTRPGADAVSAAEEQDRILPVIESLARETDALISVDTYRAETARLALAAGAHIINDVYGLQREPEIADVAAAAGAGLCIMHTGRGRDVLADPIADQRLFFERSLAIARNADVAAETIVLDPGFGFAKETVGANIGLMARCNELLDLGYPLLVGTSRKRFLGTLTGRDAAGRDAATAASSVLLRLQGAAIFRVHDVRTNRDALAVADAMLTMAPDDGPAAQARLREGRIDG